The following coding sequences lie in one Rickettsiella endosymbiont of Rhagonycha lignosa genomic window:
- the tsaB gene encoding tRNA (adenosine(37)-N6)-threonylcarbamoyltransferase complex dimerization subunit type 1 TsaB, whose product MSLKLLAIDTCTEACSAALLYEELIQERYQCAPRAHSQLILPMMQSLLDEAGLMLRDLDALAFTRGPGSFTGIRIAASVIQASAFAADLPVVLVSSLHCLAQGAYRELQAAQVLTAIDARLQEVFSAAYRLHADTAIMQACGIEQLCLPHQCDTNGLTRFVGVGSGWDQYHDLFETEFKNRLQRWVPQRYPKAYDAAVIAADAYRRGETVTAAEALPTYLRETVALRRGCDG is encoded by the coding sequence ATGTCACTTAAGCTATTAGCCATTGATACTTGTACCGAAGCGTGTTCGGCGGCTTTGTTGTACGAAGAGCTTATTCAGGAACGCTATCAATGTGCACCGCGCGCCCATTCACAATTGATTTTGCCGATGATGCAATCCTTGTTAGATGAAGCGGGGCTTATGTTACGCGATCTGGACGCGTTAGCTTTTACACGTGGACCGGGTAGTTTTACTGGAATACGTATTGCGGCAAGCGTTATTCAAGCGAGTGCTTTTGCTGCTGATTTACCGGTTGTGCTCGTGTCTAGTTTACACTGTTTGGCACAAGGTGCTTACCGAGAATTGCAAGCGGCGCAGGTGCTAACGGCTATCGACGCGCGTTTACAGGAGGTTTTTTCTGCTGCCTATCGTTTACATGCCGACACCGCAATCATGCAAGCCTGCGGCATTGAACAATTATGCCTACCACATCAATGTGATACGAACGGTTTAACCCGTTTTGTGGGAGTTGGTAGTGGTTGGGATCAATACCATGACTTATTCGAAACAGAATTCAAGAATCGGTTGCAGCGTTGGGTTCCACAACGCTATCCTAAGGCCTATGACGCTGCGGTGATTGCCGCCGATGCTTATCGACGTGGGGAAACAGTTACGGCAGCCGAAGCTTTACCCACTTATTTAAGAGAAACAGTTGCTCTACGACGAGGTTGCGATGGATAA
- a CDS encoding Trm112 family protein → MDKYLLSILVCPLCKASLVYEKSAQELVCRFDRLAYPIRDEIPIMLETEARRITLEEYDRLS, encoded by the coding sequence ATGGATAAATATTTGCTCAGTATTCTAGTTTGCCCATTATGCAAAGCAAGTTTGGTGTATGAAAAATCTGCTCAAGAACTCGTCTGTCGTTTTGATCGTTTGGCTTATCCTATTCGCGATGAGATTCCGATTATGTTAGAGACGGAAGCGAGAAGAATAACCTTAGAAGAATATGATCGCTTGAGTTAA
- the pheS gene encoding phenylalanine--tRNA ligase subunit alpha, translated as MIDDLQQIIQQAAQSIAEAKRSFDLEQLRSSLLGKKSALNDYLKKLAQLPAAEKPKAGQAVNQAKQQIEALLKAQNELLINQEINAQLASEKVDITLAGRGQSNGSLHPVTRTRNRIVDFFTGVGFTVEQGPEVEDDYYNFEALNIPSNHPARALHDTFYFANGLLLRTHTSPAQIRAMQDTKPPIRMIAPGRVYRCDSDVTHTPMFHQVEGLLIDESANFSELKGLLTQFLQKFFEKNDLLIRFRTAYFPFTEPSAEVDIQCVMCDGAGCRVCSQTGWLEILGCGMVHPNVLEKVGLAPDKHQGYAFGMGIDRLALLRYRIPDLRLMFENDCRFLEQF; from the coding sequence ATGATAGATGATTTGCAACAAATTATTCAGCAAGCGGCACAATCGATTGCCGAAGCAAAACGTTCTTTTGATTTAGAACAATTACGTAGCTCGCTATTAGGTAAAAAAAGTGCATTAAATGATTATCTTAAAAAATTAGCACAGTTGCCAGCGGCTGAAAAACCTAAAGCCGGACAAGCCGTTAATCAAGCTAAGCAACAAATTGAAGCCTTGTTGAAAGCGCAGAATGAGTTATTAATCAACCAAGAAATCAACGCGCAATTGGCGAGTGAAAAAGTCGATATCACCCTAGCGGGTCGTGGCCAGTCGAATGGCAGTTTGCATCCGGTAACTCGTACGCGTAATCGCATTGTCGATTTTTTTACCGGCGTGGGTTTTACGGTGGAACAAGGTCCCGAAGTCGAAGATGATTATTATAATTTTGAGGCACTGAATATTCCGAGTAATCATCCAGCGCGTGCTTTACATGACACCTTTTATTTTGCGAATGGCTTGCTGCTGCGCACGCATACGTCGCCCGCACAGATACGCGCAATGCAAGACACTAAACCACCGATAAGAATGATTGCACCGGGTCGAGTCTATCGTTGCGATTCTGATGTCACACACACACCGATGTTTCATCAAGTCGAAGGATTGTTAATCGATGAATCCGCTAATTTTTCTGAGCTTAAAGGTTTATTAACACAATTTTTACAGAAATTTTTTGAAAAAAATGATCTATTGATTCGTTTTCGTACCGCTTATTTTCCATTTACTGAACCTTCGGCGGAAGTAGATATCCAATGTGTAATGTGTGACGGAGCAGGCTGTCGTGTCTGCAGTCAAACCGGATGGTTAGAAATATTAGGTTGTGGCATGGTGCATCCGAATGTATTAGAAAAAGTGGGTTTAGCGCCAGATAAACATCAAGGCTATGCGTTTGGTATGGGCATCGATCGTTTAGCGTTATTACGTTATCGAATTCCCGATTTGCGTTTAATGTTTGAAAATGATTGTCGTTTTTTAGAGCAATTTTAA
- the pheT gene encoding phenylalanine--tRNA ligase subunit beta codes for MKVSEQWLRTWVNPNLSVEQLAEQLTLAGLEVAAVHPVAGAFHKVVVGEILSAVPHPDASRLQVCKVNIGTDSYLQIVCGAKNCRAGLKVAVAQVGAQLPNEVLIKEAKLRGVVSQGMLCSSSELGLAEVTQDAGILELPNDAPLGKDIREYLQLNDHCLDIHLTPNRGDCLSIKGLARDIAAITQQTSTEPAIVKQPVLIEDKLAIKVIAVADCPHYAGRIIRNINTQAKTPLWMQERLRRSGVRSIHPVVDVTNYVMLEQGQPLHAFDLKQLKDEVCVRYAKAQEQITLLDGKNLVLESNTLVIADKNQAQALAGIMGGLHSAVTEQTQDVFLESAFFNPTRLAGRARQYGLNTDGAYRFERGVDPAITVSALERATELLTEIVGGQAGPITQVQSATEPRSNIKFRPAYLQKFLGFSLNEEKISTIFASLGINVQHKDVHAWQVTPPTWRFDLSLEVDLIEELARIHGYQHIPAILPNSPLRFLPQSETQLSLTRLQDLLIDRGYHEAINYSFTAPKLQQTVIPHVESISLLNPISSELSVMRTSLWPGLLNALRYNQQRQQLSCRLFETGVCFQLHKEKFEQQEYLAAVASGHSLPEQWAVANTPLDFFTMKSDLEALLSLTAKNDIQFIPGTHPALHPGLSSDLQREGKIVGYFGALHPKIITELDLIGPVYCFELETSAIKHRHFPQFKTYSKFPMVRRDISFWVDEKYPAQTILQHVNHKAGELLYRSFLFDVYFSEQESQKRSLALALCWQHPTRTLVDAEVDDLMQKVIDNLKQSFAIHIRD; via the coding sequence ATGAAAGTAAGTGAACAATGGTTACGTACCTGGGTGAATCCTAACTTAAGTGTCGAGCAATTGGCTGAACAACTTACTTTAGCCGGCTTAGAAGTCGCTGCAGTGCATCCGGTTGCCGGAGCGTTTCATAAAGTCGTTGTCGGTGAAATATTAAGCGCAGTGCCGCATCCCGATGCCTCACGTTTACAAGTGTGTAAAGTGAATATTGGTACGGATTCATATTTGCAGATCGTGTGTGGTGCTAAAAATTGTCGAGCAGGTTTAAAAGTTGCTGTTGCACAAGTAGGCGCGCAATTACCCAATGAGGTATTGATTAAAGAAGCTAAATTACGCGGTGTGGTTTCACAGGGCATGTTATGTTCCAGCAGTGAGTTAGGTCTCGCTGAAGTAACACAAGATGCTGGGATCTTGGAATTACCTAATGATGCACCCCTCGGTAAAGATATTCGCGAGTATTTGCAATTAAATGATCATTGTTTGGATATTCATCTGACACCTAATCGGGGTGATTGTTTAAGTATCAAAGGTTTAGCCCGTGATATTGCTGCCATAACGCAGCAAACATCGACGGAGCCTGCCATTGTCAAACAGCCGGTGCTTATAGAAGATAAATTGGCTATTAAAGTTATCGCCGTGGCAGATTGTCCGCATTATGCCGGAAGAATTATCCGTAACATCAATACGCAAGCCAAAACACCCTTATGGATGCAAGAGCGTTTACGTCGTAGTGGTGTGCGTAGCATTCATCCCGTGGTGGATGTGACAAATTATGTGATGTTAGAACAAGGTCAACCTCTGCATGCTTTTGATCTTAAGCAATTAAAAGATGAGGTGTGTGTACGTTATGCCAAGGCGCAAGAACAAATCACTTTATTAGATGGTAAAAATTTAGTTTTAGAGTCAAATACCTTAGTGATTGCGGATAAAAACCAAGCACAAGCCTTAGCTGGTATAATGGGAGGTTTGCATTCAGCAGTCACCGAACAAACTCAGGATGTATTTTTAGAAAGCGCCTTTTTTAATCCCACACGCCTTGCCGGTCGTGCTAGGCAGTATGGATTGAATACCGATGGTGCCTACCGTTTTGAACGCGGTGTGGATCCGGCTATTACTGTGTCGGCTTTGGAACGGGCGACAGAATTATTGACTGAAATAGTCGGCGGTCAAGCAGGGCCTATCACACAGGTGCAATCAGCAACCGAACCTAGGTCTAACATAAAATTTCGTCCGGCGTATTTACAAAAATTTTTAGGCTTTTCCTTAAACGAAGAAAAAATTTCAACAATTTTTGCGAGCTTAGGGATTAATGTACAGCATAAGGATGTGCACGCTTGGCAGGTAACGCCACCGACTTGGCGTTTTGATCTATCCTTAGAAGTCGATCTCATCGAAGAGTTAGCGCGGATTCATGGTTATCAACATATTCCAGCCATACTGCCGAATAGTCCTTTAAGATTTTTACCGCAATCTGAAACACAACTTTCCTTAACTCGCCTGCAAGATTTACTTATCGACCGAGGCTATCATGAGGCTATCAATTATAGCTTTACAGCGCCTAAACTGCAGCAAACGGTAATTCCGCACGTTGAATCAATAAGTTTGCTAAATCCTATTTCCAGTGAACTCTCAGTGATGCGCACCAGTTTATGGCCGGGTTTGTTGAATGCCTTACGCTATAATCAACAACGACAGCAATTAAGTTGTCGTTTATTTGAAACGGGCGTTTGTTTTCAGTTGCATAAAGAAAAATTTGAACAGCAAGAATATTTAGCTGCCGTTGCCAGTGGGCATAGTTTACCGGAACAATGGGCTGTTGCTAATACCCCCTTAGATTTTTTTACGATGAAATCTGATCTGGAAGCCTTATTGAGTTTAACCGCTAAAAACGATATTCAGTTTATCCCAGGAACACATCCTGCTTTACATCCCGGTCTATCCAGCGACTTACAACGTGAGGGTAAGATTGTCGGTTATTTTGGCGCTTTACACCCAAAAATTATCACTGAGTTAGATTTAATTGGTCCAGTGTATTGTTTTGAATTAGAAACTTCCGCCATTAAGCACAGACATTTTCCACAATTTAAAACTTATTCTAAATTTCCTATGGTAAGACGGGATATTTCTTTTTGGGTGGATGAAAAATATCCCGCACAAACTATTTTGCAGCATGTGAATCATAAAGCGGGTGAGTTGTTGTATCGATCCTTCTTGTTTGATGTCTATTTTTCAGAACAAGAATCGCAAAAACGTAGTTTAGCTTTGGCTTTATGTTGGCAGCACCCGACACGTACCTTAGTTGATGCTGAAGTGGATGATTTAATGCAAAAAGTAATCGACAATCTTAAACAGAGTTTTGCTATTCATATACGGGATTAA
- a CDS encoding integration host factor subunit alpha yields the protein MSPVLTKADLINSLRQQEPSLSRPLATKLADAFFEEIVLALEKGEPVKISGLGSFRRRRKKERPGRNPKTGVTTIVTSRNVVLFQASQKLKSQLKNQKN from the coding sequence ATGAGCCCAGTGTTAACCAAAGCTGATTTGATTAACAGCTTAAGACAACAAGAGCCCAGTCTCAGCCGACCTCTAGCAACAAAACTGGCGGATGCTTTTTTTGAAGAAATTGTATTAGCATTAGAAAAAGGGGAGCCCGTTAAAATCTCCGGTTTAGGTAGTTTTCGTCGGCGTAGAAAAAAAGAACGACCGGGTCGAAATCCAAAAACAGGTGTGACAACCATTGTAACTTCGCGGAATGTGGTGCTATTTCAAGCCAGTCAGAAATTAAAATCACAATTAAAGAACCAAAAAAATTAA
- a CDS encoding universal stress protein, which translates to MAIYENILVAIDLHPTCDDIILKRAHALTKGGHISLSVIHAVEHINAYGVAQAYPAVIDLEGEMLAEAQKQLAEVSKKFDIPAKHQFVEVGSPKVVILDKMKQLKTDLIIIGSHGRHGIGVLFGSTASAVIHHLSCDALVVKIPELKA; encoded by the coding sequence ATGGCAATTTATGAAAATATCTTAGTAGCGATAGATTTACACCCTACCTGTGATGACATTATCTTGAAGCGTGCACACGCCTTAACCAAAGGTGGGCATATCAGCTTATCGGTCATTCATGCAGTGGAACATATTAATGCTTATGGTGTTGCTCAAGCTTACCCTGCTGTCATCGATTTAGAAGGTGAAATGCTAGCTGAAGCGCAAAAACAATTAGCAGAAGTATCGAAAAAATTTGATATCCCTGCAAAACATCAATTTGTTGAAGTCGGATCCCCTAAAGTGGTGATACTCGATAAAATGAAACAATTAAAAACTGATTTAATTATCATTGGCAGCCATGGTCGACATGGTATTGGTGTGTTATTTGGTTCCACAGCCAGTGCAGTGATCCACCATCTATCCTGTGATGCTTTAGTGGTGAAGATCCCGGAATTAAAAGCCTAA
- a CDS encoding DUF378 domain-containing protein: MFKSPSVLDWIALVILFIGGLNWGLVGLFHFDLVTGIFGDYSPIARIIYIIIGLCAIYVLVRAISCCKNHVSVP; the protein is encoded by the coding sequence ATGTTCAAAAGTCCGAGCGTTTTAGACTGGATTGCACTAGTTATCTTATTTATCGGTGGTTTGAACTGGGGTTTAGTCGGTTTATTCCATTTCGATTTAGTTACCGGCATCTTTGGAGATTACAGCCCGATAGCTAGAATTATTTATATTATCATTGGTTTATGTGCAATTTATGTACTAGTCCGTGCGATTAGTTGTTGTAAAAATCACGTTTCAGTACCTTAA
- a CDS encoding DNA recombination protein RmuC — translation MPLYFIYITLGLLASLIAFTLLHFYKLERQHDKLIQMESRWTDINRLLNQLHDARVIDQRHTAASKEQLLLELNTYRQQFDQHQLCSLKLLQDSLQQGLQHISQRMDKLTENTQEKLLAISGQVEKRLFDGFAQTTATFADVVKRLALIDEAQKRITELSTNVVNLQQILADKRSRGVFGEVQLHALIENVLPAKNYSLQHTLSNGKRVDCLLLLPPPTGSIAIDAKFPLEGFRKLTEIDLPKSEQRAAAAQFRQDIRHHIQAVASKYIIPGETSEGALLFIPAEAIFAEIHAHYYDLVEEAQRQRVWLVSPTTMMAVLTTTSAILKDAATREQIHLIQQHLSVLAKDFSRFKKRMDDLSRHIQLAYTDIQDAKTSADKITSRFEKIEKVELSTNLIE, via the coding sequence ATGCCCCTGTATTTTATATATATCACTTTAGGGCTGCTTGCCAGCTTAATCGCTTTTACATTATTGCATTTTTATAAATTAGAACGTCAACACGACAAATTAATCCAAATGGAAAGTCGTTGGACAGATATCAATCGTTTACTCAATCAACTGCACGATGCGCGGGTTATTGATCAACGCCATACAGCTGCCAGTAAAGAGCAACTGTTACTCGAACTTAATACGTATCGCCAACAATTTGATCAACACCAACTCTGTAGTTTAAAGCTGTTACAAGATAGCTTGCAGCAAGGTTTGCAACACATCAGTCAACGTATGGATAAATTAACTGAAAACACTCAAGAAAAATTACTGGCGATTAGTGGTCAAGTCGAAAAACGTTTATTTGATGGCTTTGCACAAACCACCGCTACATTTGCTGATGTGGTAAAACGATTGGCGTTGATCGATGAAGCGCAAAAACGCATCACTGAACTTTCCACGAATGTGGTTAATTTACAACAAATTCTTGCCGACAAACGCTCACGCGGTGTTTTTGGCGAAGTACAACTGCATGCTTTAATCGAAAATGTCTTACCGGCAAAAAATTACAGTTTGCAACATACCTTAAGTAATGGAAAGCGTGTCGATTGTCTGTTACTGCTACCCCCACCCACTGGTAGCATCGCCATCGATGCTAAATTTCCCTTAGAAGGTTTTAGAAAATTAACCGAGATCGATCTACCAAAAAGTGAACAGCGCGCAGCAGCAGCGCAATTTCGCCAGGATATCCGCCATCATATACAAGCGGTCGCCAGTAAATATATTATTCCCGGCGAAACTTCAGAAGGTGCTTTATTATTTATTCCTGCTGAAGCGATTTTTGCCGAAATTCACGCCCATTATTATGATTTGGTCGAAGAAGCACAGCGTCAACGCGTCTGGTTGGTCTCACCGACAACGATGATGGCCGTTCTCACCACCACAAGCGCTATTTTAAAAGATGCCGCGACCCGCGAGCAAATCCATTTGATACAACAACATTTGAGTGTCTTAGCCAAAGATTTTTCACGTTTCAAAAAACGCATGGACGATCTATCCCGTCACATACAGCTCGCCTATACCGATATTCAAGACGCTAAAACCTCGGCCGATAAAATTACCTCACGCTTTGAAAAAATTGAAAAAGTGGAATTAAGTACAAATTTAATTGAATAA
- a CDS encoding transglycosylase SLT domain-containing protein: protein MGTIKSSILIISFLLIWPCLAHAENRDQQRKLFWQARQLLMTKHYAQFSALKVKLKDYPLYSYLIFIKLKQQGSYANSGEIDEFLQTYNDTPLAVRLRADWLAYLAKKQDWNHFIHYYQPIYGTPLQCYYLQSLLATQQKSLAFKKIAALWLEVNSPTSVCRKVFGRWEQSGGLNSALIWKKLDQAMNKNNVNVVQHVAQFLPSAQRQHVKHWYRVQRYPGLIKYSNQFDPDDTIDRKILLFGMKRLANKDPITLAEDWSQLSKAYDLTEAETQQILAVLAVGLARRGHSTAGAWLKKIKPAYADATLREWRVRNSLLNGQWNKVLYWLDHLSHKEQQQPCWRYWRARALAETKQIAAANSIYTSLAKEVDYYGVLASQRLKLNYHPSTRTILGDRAALGNNLAIQRAKELLALGFVGEARQEWLWALDSLSLTERQAAAQLAKQWGWYDLAIVGASKANIHNDIKLRFPFAYRRSVLAAARKAHLNSAWVWAIMRQESAFMWNAKSSAGALGLMQIMPRTGKQLAHGLALRRVDLLDPEQNIRLGSVYLRQLLKLFDGNATLATASYNVGPNRVKHFQGLYQRLPKDVWVEILPWKETRDYVKSVSLARSIYNQI from the coding sequence ATGGGGACTATAAAAAGCAGCATATTGATCATAAGTTTTCTCTTGATATGGCCATGCTTAGCCCACGCTGAGAATAGAGATCAACAACGAAAACTATTTTGGCAGGCGCGGCAGCTGTTAATGACTAAACATTATGCACAGTTTTCTGCTTTAAAAGTTAAACTAAAAGATTATCCTTTATATTCTTATTTAATTTTTATCAAATTAAAACAACAAGGGTCTTATGCCAATAGCGGCGAAATCGATGAGTTTTTGCAAACCTATAACGATACACCTTTGGCCGTTAGGCTACGTGCTGATTGGTTAGCTTATTTGGCCAAAAAACAGGATTGGAATCATTTCATTCATTACTATCAACCTATTTATGGTACACCATTACAGTGTTATTACCTGCAATCTTTATTAGCCACGCAACAAAAATCTTTAGCGTTTAAAAAAATAGCCGCACTTTGGTTAGAAGTTAATTCACCGACGAGTGTTTGTCGTAAAGTTTTTGGTCGTTGGGAGCAATCCGGCGGATTGAATTCTGCTTTAATTTGGAAAAAATTAGATCAAGCGATGAACAAAAATAATGTCAACGTTGTCCAACACGTCGCACAATTTTTACCGTCTGCACAACGCCAACACGTTAAACATTGGTATCGAGTGCAACGCTATCCCGGGTTAATTAAATACAGCAATCAATTTGATCCCGATGATACTATCGATCGAAAAATTTTATTGTTTGGTATGAAACGTTTGGCGAATAAAGATCCTATTACATTAGCAGAAGACTGGTCGCAATTAAGTAAAGCCTATGATTTAACTGAAGCAGAAACCCAGCAAATATTGGCCGTTCTCGCCGTCGGTTTAGCCAGACGTGGTCACAGTACAGCGGGCGCTTGGTTAAAAAAAATTAAACCGGCTTATGCTGATGCGACCTTACGTGAATGGCGCGTGCGGAATAGTTTGTTAAATGGTCAATGGAACAAGGTGCTTTATTGGTTGGATCATTTGTCACATAAAGAACAACAACAACCGTGTTGGCGTTATTGGCGGGCGCGGGCCTTAGCTGAGACCAAGCAAATTGCAGCGGCAAATAGCATCTATACAAGTCTCGCTAAAGAAGTTGATTATTACGGTGTGCTAGCCAGTCAACGTTTGAAGTTAAATTATCATCCGTCTACACGTACTATTTTGGGTGATCGTGCAGCACTCGGGAATAATCTTGCTATACAACGAGCTAAAGAATTGCTGGCTTTAGGTTTTGTTGGTGAAGCGCGTCAGGAATGGTTATGGGCACTGGATAGTTTGAGTTTGACTGAACGGCAAGCGGCGGCGCAATTGGCTAAACAATGGGGTTGGTATGACTTAGCTATTGTGGGTGCGAGCAAAGCGAATATTCACAATGATATCAAATTACGCTTCCCCTTTGCTTATCGGCGTTCAGTACTGGCTGCTGCGCGTAAAGCCCATTTAAACTCGGCGTGGGTTTGGGCGATCATGCGCCAAGAGAGTGCTTTTATGTGGAATGCTAAATCCAGTGCGGGCGCGTTAGGTTTAATGCAAATTATGCCGCGTACCGGTAAACAGTTAGCGCATGGGCTAGCGTTACGTCGCGTGGATTTGCTGGATCCAGAACAGAATATTCGTTTAGGTAGCGTTTATTTAAGACAGTTATTAAAATTATTCGATGGCAATGCGACCTTGGCCACCGCTTCTTATAATGTTGGCCCTAATCGGGTGAAGCATTTTCAAGGATTGTATCAACGTCTACCAAAAGATGTTTGGGTAGAGATTTTACCCTGGAAGGAAACCCGCGATTATGTTAAAAGTGTCAGCTTAGCGCGCAGTATTTATAATCAAATCTAA
- a CDS encoding reprolysin-like metallopeptidase, whose translation MRYTKCFLAKLKKFSISLFTLLLVTLTIPSHASVRNVWQDTNSETPLSLTTEKLQPSYYRIISLNDASLNALRHDLSRRNTAELLLPLPEGDFSLFTVSNAHSMPPELAKRYPNLLSLKGFDKEGRRLRLDISQQGGLQAMVFDTSGNWLIQPVGNKFNNKQAYQSFRLEALRTRSVPLREKLTVNPNTTQQPTKSKPRLTNDNIHREYRIAIAMDSDYVKKYGGTVEGGLANAVRTINRINEIYETDLGIHLILVKDNDKIIFANPTTDPYLNLDPDQAREKHITVLNSIIGIKNYDLGHLFSRAIGGGTTNGTVCQAANKADGSSGSATPADDGTPNPPEKDLSELRFDLIVAHEIGHQFSATHTFNGCNPDPGTEHTAFEPGSGSTLMSYAGECYDEYTTPIHQDSLENLQNHQDPYFHAASIDQIKAFLVGPASGCAKKLSNPSWPPVIDPRSSAPFGKRIITIPANTPFVLHGYAHSPHRQAKLSYTWEQMDLGPTQPIKTPLKDDGQGPIFRSYLPNSSGERIFPRLNAVLGKEALGLGEVYPSTTRKLHFRLTVRDNLQEQATTAHADMLINVLNTGFIFSVGPVDTAWKSGEKKWVNWNVAGTNHEPIACKTVRIDLSTDGGYTFLPKSLASKAPNQGSFAIVVPKLVKPTDYARLRVSCNENLFFALSPHNFSITK comes from the coding sequence ATGCGATATACAAAGTGTTTCCTAGCTAAGCTAAAAAAATTCTCCATAAGCCTTTTCACACTGTTGCTCGTCACGCTAACCATCCCAAGTCATGCTAGCGTGCGAAATGTTTGGCAAGATACGAATAGTGAAACACCATTAAGCTTAACAACAGAAAAACTACAACCAAGCTATTATCGCATTATTAGTCTAAATGATGCGTCTTTAAACGCTTTACGTCACGATCTGAGCAGAAGAAATACAGCAGAGCTATTATTGCCCTTACCTGAAGGCGATTTCTCATTATTTACCGTATCCAATGCCCATAGCATGCCACCGGAACTTGCCAAACGATATCCTAATCTTCTCAGCTTAAAAGGATTTGACAAAGAAGGACGGCGTTTACGCTTAGATATTTCGCAACAAGGCGGCTTGCAGGCGATGGTGTTTGATACATCCGGTAATTGGCTAATACAACCGGTTGGAAATAAGTTTAACAATAAGCAAGCCTATCAAAGTTTTCGACTCGAAGCGCTACGCACACGCAGTGTACCCCTACGCGAAAAATTAACCGTTAACCCAAACACGACTCAGCAGCCAACTAAATCTAAACCGCGGCTGACTAACGATAATATCCATCGTGAATATCGAATTGCGATTGCCATGGATAGTGATTACGTCAAAAAATATGGCGGCACTGTTGAAGGCGGACTCGCTAATGCCGTACGTACCATTAATCGTATTAATGAAATTTACGAAACTGATTTAGGCATCCATTTAATTCTCGTCAAAGACAACGATAAAATTATTTTTGCCAATCCCACCACCGATCCCTATTTAAATTTAGATCCCGATCAAGCGCGAGAAAAACACATCACTGTCTTAAACTCAATCATCGGTATTAAAAATTATGATCTAGGTCATCTCTTTTCCAGAGCGATTGGTGGTGGAACAACCAATGGAACCGTATGCCAAGCAGCCAACAAGGCAGATGGTTCGAGTGGCTCAGCCACACCAGCGGATGACGGTACACCCAATCCTCCCGAAAAAGATTTAAGTGAACTCAGGTTTGATTTAATAGTTGCGCATGAGATAGGTCACCAATTCAGTGCCACACACACGTTTAATGGTTGCAACCCTGATCCCGGTACAGAGCACACCGCATTCGAACCCGGCAGTGGCTCCACGCTTATGTCCTATGCAGGCGAATGTTATGACGAATATACGACTCCTATTCATCAGGACAGTTTGGAAAATCTCCAAAACCACCAAGATCCATATTTCCATGCCGCGTCGATTGATCAAATAAAAGCCTTTCTGGTAGGCCCGGCAAGTGGGTGTGCCAAAAAACTATCCAATCCAAGTTGGCCGCCGGTAATCGATCCACGCTCTAGTGCACCCTTCGGTAAACGCATAATAACCATTCCGGCTAATACACCTTTTGTATTACATGGCTATGCGCATTCGCCGCATCGTCAGGCAAAACTTAGTTATACTTGGGAGCAAATGGATCTCGGCCCCACACAACCCATAAAAACTCCACTAAAAGATGACGGGCAAGGTCCGATCTTCCGGTCGTATCTGCCCAACAGCAGCGGCGAACGTATCTTTCCGCGTTTAAATGCGGTACTCGGCAAAGAAGCATTAGGCTTGGGTGAAGTTTATCCAAGCACGACGCGAAAACTACATTTTCGTTTGACGGTACGCGATAATCTTCAAGAACAAGCCACCACTGCCCATGCAGATATGCTGATCAATGTCTTAAATACCGGATTTATATTCTCAGTAGGACCTGTGGACACCGCCTGGAAAAGTGGCGAAAAGAAATGGGTGAATTGGAATGTTGCCGGAACGAATCACGAACCGATTGCTTGTAAAACAGTACGTATCGATCTATCTACCGATGGTGGATATACTTTTCTACCCAAAAGTTTGGCCAGCAAAGCTCCCAATCAAGGAAGTTTTGCCATTGTAGTCCCAAAGCTAGTTAAACCAACCGATTATGCCCGTTTGCGCGTCAGTTGTAATGAAAATTTATTTTTTGCACTCTCACCGCATAATTTTAGCATCACAAAATAA